One window from the genome of Gammaproteobacteria bacterium encodes:
- a CDS encoding phenylalanine 4-monooxygenase, whose amino-acid sequence MDKKKASQYVAKATDSHGNVAYTDDENAIWHELITRQMPILQNRACKEYMQGLELLNFHHDKIPQCNEVSAILQKTTGWTLEPVPALIPFDKFFELLANKKFPAATFIRKREELNYLKEPDIFHEVFGHCPLLTNKAYADFTYEYGKLGLSVSHADRVMLAKLYWFTIEFGLIKQTEGLRIYGGGILSSMGETPYALDNPDAKRKPFEPLEVLRTPYRIDIMQPVYYVIDDFNVLFELMQMDLIKLIHEARTLGMHAPLYATATA is encoded by the coding sequence ATGGACAAAAAAAAAGCATCTCAATACGTAGCAAAAGCGACCGACAGTCATGGAAATGTCGCTTATACCGATGATGAAAATGCCATATGGCATGAACTCATAACTCGCCAAATGCCTATTTTACAAAATCGAGCCTGCAAAGAATATATGCAAGGCCTTGAGTTACTCAATTTTCATCATGATAAGATTCCACAATGTAATGAAGTGTCTGCGATTTTGCAAAAGACAACAGGCTGGACGCTAGAACCTGTTCCAGCGTTGATCCCTTTTGATAAATTTTTTGAATTACTCGCTAATAAAAAATTTCCTGCTGCAACTTTCATTCGTAAACGCGAAGAATTAAATTACTTAAAAGAACCAGACATCTTCCACGAAGTTTTTGGACATTGCCCACTTTTAACTAATAAAGCTTATGCTGATTTTACCTATGAGTATGGCAAACTTGGATTATCAGTTTCGCATGCTGATCGGGTCATGCTGGCTAAATTATATTGGTTTACAATTGAGTTTGGGTTAATTAAACAAACTGAAGGCTTACGAATTTACGGGGGCGGTATTTTATCCTCTATGGGTGAAACGCCTTATGCTTTGGATAATCCCGATGCCAAACGTAAACCGTTTGAGCCGCTTGAAGTATTGCGCACTCCTTATCGAATTGACATCATGCAACCCGTGTATTATGTAATTGATGATTTCAATGTGCTCTTTGAATTAATGCAAATGGATTTAATTAAATTGATTCATGAAGCACGAACCTTGGGCATGCATGCACCGCTTTATGCAACAGCAACTGCTTAA